One Lepus europaeus isolate LE1 chromosome 7, mLepTim1.pri, whole genome shotgun sequence DNA segment encodes these proteins:
- the LOC133764401 gene encoding large ribosomal subunit protein eL29-like — MAKSKNHTTHNQSRKWHRNGIKKPRSQRYESLKGVGPKFLRNMRFAKKHNKKGLKKMQANNAKAMAARAEAIKALVKPKEVKPTIPKGVSRKLDRLAYIAHPKLGRHARARIARGLRLSRPQTKAKAKTEPQIKGKVKAQIKAQAQAQIKSKGKGKAQAETKPKAQAESKPKAQSETKPKAQAQAKSKAQAQAKPKAQAQTKP, encoded by the coding sequence ATGGCCAAGTCCAAGAACCACACCACGCACAACCAGTCCCGAAAATGGCACAGAAATGGCATCAAGAAACCACGATCACAAAGATACGAGTCTCTGAAAGGGGTGGGCCCCAAGTTCCTGAGGAACATGCGTTTTGCCAAGAAGCACAACAAGAAGGGCCTGAAGAAGATGCAGGCCAACAACGCCAAGGCTATGGCTGCACGTGCTGAAGCTATCAAGGCCCTGGTCAAGCCTAAGGAAGTAAAGCCCACGATCCCGAAGGGTGTCAGCCGGAAGCTTGATCGACTTGCCTACATCGCCCACCCCAAGCTTGGAAGGCATGCCCGTGCCCGCATTGCTAGGGGTCTCAGGCTGTCCCGGCCACAGACCAAGGCAAAGGCCAAGACTGAGCCCCAAATCAAGGGCAAGGTCAAGGCTCAAATCAAGGCCCAAGCTCAAGCTCAAATCAAGAgcaagggcaagggcaaggcccaggctgaaaccaagcccaaggcccaggctgaatccaagcCCAAGGCCCAGAGTGAAACCAAGCCCAAGGCTCAGGCCCAAGCCAAATccaaggcccaggcccaagccaagcccAAGGCTCAGGCCCAAACCAAGCCCTAG